CATTCCATGATCACAAATGCAGATTtacaaaagtcttaaatttcACAAATATACTTCAGTATATTTTAAATACACTGTATTCCTCTTCAATTTTGTCTGGTTGAATGGACCTGAGCCAGTCAAGAAAATGCTTCCCAACCCTTTTTCACGATGTTTTACCTCTCACATGTAAAGAATGTGATTCTTTCATCTTACACAGAAACCTGTACCAGCTTGTCAGATTTGAAATCTGGACGTCACAGTCAATGcacaagacaaaaaagaagTGTGGGGTAGGACAAGTGGACAGACTTACAGACATAAAGTGGAAATAGAACACAGATTAGCATTTTTGAAATGATAACATATTCAGAGGAGTCCGTTTAGAAATACATCACCTCTTGAGATCTGTCTTCTTACATAAAGGAGAAATGGTGTGAGAAATGGCACCGCCTGCTGTTTCGCTATTGGAGAAGTGGTGCACAACTTAAAAGTAATCGTTGCAGGCCTCTACATTTTGACAGAATAGAGTTAAATCAAAAATGGAGCTAAGAACCATGTAGCTGTGAAAAGATTATGAGAAAAAGCCACTTCTGTGCCATAAAACTGTATATTTAGTGTCCATAAAGGACTTTTGATTAAGGACAAGAACATTGTGTGCCAGTTAACGTAGTTATgacatttgtttcattcatgctgTGTTCATGTACAAATGCTCCCTTGTTTTGACACAGGAAATGCAACATCATTGTCAGACCACTGACGCTTTTTGATAATGAGGAGCTGAGCGGTGCCTTCCTTTCAGGCAGACTTGACTGTATAGCACAATTTTCAAAGCGATACAAAAAAGCTGAAATTCTGTAGCTGTACCagtaaacactgaaacacagagcAACTGACAGgcttactgttttttttaaagaaagggACATTGTGTCATACAAAGCACAGAAAACGTTTCATATTGCTGTTTCATACAAAAAGGTATATTTGCCCTTTAAATTGATGGCAAATgtgcctttttttccctccatttgCCATTCCTGTGAACAAGGCTAATTCATTGCAAATGATTATTCTTTGCTACAAAAGAATTCCCTGTTAATTGGGTCTGCTGCGACATCAACTGTTGATTTAAGGTTGACTTGAATTGAGGTTTTCACTTTGTAATTCTATGCTCTCAGAACTAGCCTCTGGATAATTATCCAGCAAAAGTACCTGGAATGGCAATAATAACCAATAGTAGGGTGACTTATTTATAAAATCTTATAAACAAAAGCTGATTTTTCATTTGGCTTACTTGCATGTTTGATATTGAGGCAGAAATGATTTTTTCCATGTACTTAAAGCctttaacatactgtaattgTGGATGTGTCTTTCTATGAACTTGCTTAAAATTCTAgcatagaaaaagaaaacatggtgTACTTGTTCAATATTGTGATGTCCTGTGTCTGCCATTTCAGTTTCGGTAAAAGCTTTTCTAAATAAATGCTGTGATCATGAAAAACTATTTTGGTACTATGTGATTGCTGCTCTGTGTCAGGATTTTCATAATTCATTGTGAGAAAAACCATTACTGATCTTAGGACTAAAGCATTTCAATTTGAGAAATAATGAGTCCACATAACCTAAACAATTCTAAACCTTTATTTTTCTAACAAgagtgaaaagaaacaaaggcaacattaaaatgaaaagtttataCACAAACTCACGACAACTGTGTGTCTgcaatatcaataataataataataataataataataataatataattttaacccaggaaacaaaataaattgtgaCAAAGTGAGTTACAGTGAAGTTACCTTAATTTTCAAAGAGAGAAAacgagggagggagaaaaagcGGTCAAATTGAAAGGAATAAAACATCGAGTCAAAAGGATGGgcgctaaaaaaaaaaaaggaagaaagaaacaaaaaggcaTCAatgggagggaaggaaggagaaagacaaaGCCAAGAGGTACAGATATCCATTTTGGGAAAGTAGCACCAAAAACATGAATGCCTGTTTTTAACACTTCCCAAAATGTACTCCCAATTATTCAAAATGCATGTCCCCTCAAAACAGCATCAAACACAAAATTCAATACAACTAAAAAAATACAAGTGTAACCACGGTGCTGTTGTCTCAGATCAGCTGTCAAAATCTTCTGCTGTACCTCAGCTTCAGGATTCATGCCCAAACAACTGTCTAAATAAACCCATAGCTTATCCAACTTCAATGAGTGGGCTTAAGTTAAATGAAACTGCAACTGCCGGTGCTGAGACAGGCTTCGGTTGAACTAGCATTTAATACAGTTGGGATAACGTAGCATACTGACTGACCTCAGAGACAACTCTAGACCAAAGACACTCCTATTGCGGTAATCCAACATCGGTCCAACACAGTCTTAATATGTTCACAGGAAAAAATGGGTCCAGGGAaagtggacaataaagtttggGTAAGACAGCGAgtctgaaaaaaacatgatggaTGAGATATGGCTGAGTTTTGGATGAGACAGTGGAGTGTAGAAGAAGAGTCATCGCTCAGTTAGTGTCTGAATACATGAATGAGGGATGAGAAGGGACGTAGGGTGGGGATGTGTGGGTGGGGGGGATGTCCTGCATCTTTCTATAACTTGACACTGTCTTCTGGCACAGAATGCTCTGTCCCTTCAATTCCTCTGACTAATCCATTTAAATGGAGCTCCAGCGTTGACTACATCACAAAATCTGCCAaaggaaaaagtaaaaacattcatCTCCAATAAAGTTGAAGTCAGTTAAATctttatatgaaaatatttgcattaaaattttccagaaaaacaacaaaaaaacagttgtaAACATGCTTAAAGCAAAAGCAAGATAAATGAGTTGTTACCTCTGGATGGGTCTGGACAGGTAAGTGAGGGGAGGGGCTGTGGCTGAGGGGACAGGTTTTCTTTGACTCTGAGGCATCCAGTGACCTTTCTCCTGCCCCTTCCCCACTGCCACCTCTGTggctctttctcttccttttggAGTCCTTGGCTCGTCCACGGCTGGTTCGCCTCTGCTCTTCAAGCTCAatctgagagagagggagaagacaaGAATATTGGAGAAGAGGCAATTAAGTTACCTcactaaaaatgtaataaaaatagcaACCCATCTTCCTTCTAAAAAACCTGCTAAAGGTTCAATCAGTAGGACTTTTATTCTTGATACAACAAAGATGTTTGAAGtagcactgaaatgaaaaatacaaattctTGCATATTTGTACATAATCTGATCATAAAACTGCTTTCAATCAATTCAAGCTAAGTACTTTTTAGCAGACTATGGGAAGATTATGTAGTACACCTCAATTAAATACATCTAGTATTATATCAATCATAATGGAACTAGGGGACACTAGCAGTCGTTTATAGCACCAATGTGATCCTGCACTacaggtgccctgtggagtgtTCGAtcactagtagcactatggagccATATTTTTTGTGAGGTTGGTTTAATCTTGTGCATGTGCACGTGGGTGATGTGACACATTtatgccaatggtttcacactttTCCACTGATGTAAAGGTGGTGGTAATGCGCCAAGAAATGTAGCAAAGGCAGAAAATAAGTACattagcaagtaaacatggatgtaaacaatgcaggtttcaaacttcatcagctttgcaaatgttttgaggaaggaaatgcatttaacatgtttgttaTGCCTTAAGGATACACAgtgcgttttggtgagtaaataacactgaatgtaaacagaaaattaGTTTACAAGAAAATGCCACAGGGCTCCTTTAAGTATGCACACATGGCAACGTGGTAACGTGCTTTGATAAATTTCCAACAGTAGTTTTTCAACATACTAAAAAATTAAAAGGTCTTATAAAAAGGAGCTATTActctgtttttctatttattttttgggttAGTTTGCACTAATGTAGAATTGGTTTTAAGACTCTATTGTTCAATTTAATGTTACATGTTTATGCCTGTCTTTTATcatctaaaaataatttaaaaaaagtttattttcctGACCTGAAtgagtgtgtgcagtgtttCTCTGGATGGAACAGAGGCAGCTTGCAGGACTCTGTGGATGAGGAGTGTCTGGTCCAAGGACACCTCCAGTAGATCTCCTTCCAGCTGCAGTTGCTCCAGTTGGACCCTGGTGGCTGGTGAAAGCTCCACTACCTGGCCTTTTAGCAAAGGTAGCAGGGGCAGCAGGAACCCCACACCTGAAAAGTGAccagaaagaaaacattatcAGGACTGCTGTCTGTTGGACACTTTGCACTACTAaactttaaagagtttcccttcggggatcaataaagtatttctgattctgaactgtTGATGGTCACTTTGAAATCAACACACCATCTTACCTGTAACATTTGACTTGTTGCCGATACCATTCTCACATCGAGCCTGTGGGCAAACAAGCATTGTGTAAAAGACGCAGGTTGGATACAGTATCATAAGAAAGTCTGAAGTAGCAATGAAATTATCAGATCATCAATTATTATTCAACTGACAGAGGATCTATCAgatacattattaatataattattactAATTATTTGAGTCAGTTGCATAGTTTACAGTTAGTAGTCTATATGtggtttaatattaaaataaagagTCAGAATAAGGTATTAACCTGAGTGCCGTTGTTTTCCTTGGCATTCTTTTTAGGTGAACTCTCCTCTGTCAGATCAAtgactccctcctctccttcccctccctcGGAGTCTGATAAAACAATCACTGAGCTCCCTTCTGTCCCCTTTTccatgttttcctctttctctgtttcacaaTGGAGAGTCTTTTTGAGTTCTTGCAGCCTCTCAAGTGCCTGCTGCAGCTCCGGTGTCTCCAGCGCCTCCTTGGCTCGGCCCTGCCAGGTGATGGCCCTCTCTGTGAGACACTGCAGTGCTTCTCCCTCAGGCAGACGCACTGGCAGCCTCTGCAGGGCAACAAGTAACGCCAGGATAGTCTCCAGGCGTGGGCGCCGTGACCGCTGGCATCGCGGACACAAGAAGCGCGAGTCCCAGTCCCACCAGCAGAGGGGGTTCACTGGTGGTCCAGAGGAAGGGAGCAGGGAGGGGAAAGGAACACAGCCACCATGGAACCAGTCCTTACACAGATGGCAGCGGAGTTGAGGGGCACGAGGCTGagaagcgcacacacacactgactgaggAGGGGTGGTACAGGTGTGGTTACTGTTACCGTTCTCTTTCACAGAGTTCTCTGAGTGGCTGGATGTGTCTGTCTCCATGGTGTCTTCCCACCTCCCATTCTCCTTGTAACTTGCAGTGTTAAATCCAGATTTACACATGTTCAATTTCTGTAACCTCAGTAGTGCCTCCTTCTCCTGGTGCTCCCCTTCTTTGAATGCCATCACCTAGAGACAAGACACACAAATCAAGTTCAAATACAGAACTATTATTTATGTATAAAGCACGTACATCCAAAAAGACAGAACTAAATCTCAGAGAGATTAAAAATAGATAATGAAATGCTCAATAAACTTACAATAGCTGCAGGGTCCCTCAGGTCCTGAGCGGAGAGGCCCAGAGTGTTGTTATCAGAATCATCTAAAGGCTCATCCAGCGTCTCTGTCTTATCTCGCCCCTCTCTCCTTTTTGCACACGGACATAATACCTGCAGGGAAACACTGGAGTTTAATGCATGCTCTCATGAAGGTTGCCTTACCAAGAGCTTGGCTTCTAAAGTGGAATGCTATACTGACACATGTATACAGATAACCTATCTTGTTGTTCAGTGTTGACAGAAATTCAATCTATTTAAGTTCAATTTTAATAGAATTTCCTATTTCTTTCATATTGCCCACCTCTAGCAGACTGTGTGGACTGCTCTTCTTCAGGAAGGTCTTGCTGGCCTTGTCCCTCCAAGAGTGAGCGCTGGCTACCTGCAGTTCCAGCTGTCTTAGCTCCTCCATGAAGACTGGCAAGTCCCGTCCAATAGCCACCAGGCCCTCTAGGTCATCCAGACATGGGTAATGCTCCCCATTCtacaagaaacaaaataataaataataataacattatgaGATTTAATTACAAATcagaagaataaaaacaggGCCATTCTAAAAGACACCAgaaatgtttgggtttttttttaacctggatTTCCTCTAGGTCTGTTACCCAGGCCTGTGCTCGAGTGAGACAGCCCTGTAGAGCCAGAATGTTGGGCAGCTTGACTGGAATAAGCTGGGCCTCATTTACTATTGCCTCCAGGGTAGAGAGAGGGTGCTTTTGCCTGGGAGaacaaaaccatgacaaagaATGTCATTTTGACGTCTTTGCAACAGGATAAACTGGTTGTGAAATGATGACAACCCCTGCGGCAGGTGAAGTATAGAGAAAATATTATGGTTTGATTTACCTTTGTTCGAGGCAGATCTGTGCTTTCTCTTCCCAACGTTCTGCAATTGTGAGCAGCTCCTGAAGCTCTGCCATGGCCGTCTCCACAGACACACTCTGGGGCACGTTGCAGCCTGCTTCCATCAGGTTCCTCAGCACATCCAACGTCACCTCCTGCCTCTCCCCTCCTTCTGTGCCCAGGGTGCGCCTCACCTCTGCCAGCCAATGTCCCTGCTCCTTTAGGCCCTGGAGTAAATTACACTCCGGCACCACAACAGGCAGCTTGGCCCCCTGCTCCAACAAAGTCTGCAACTGCTCAGGTAGTGGAGAAtccctcctccagtccctgACATTGACCAGTACTTGAGCCCGGCTCTGGAAATCCTCCACTGTCTGCAGAACCGCCTTGAAAATCAGACAGTACAGAAGTAGACCATAAGTGCACTAAATAAAAGTACGACGTTTAAGCTgaggaaattataaaatatttatacaatacatttttatacattttctaaggataaaaacacaaactagtTTGCTCAGTGTGACATAGCTTCTCACCTGTACTTCCTCCAACTGGTTCATCACACAGGGCAGGTTTTGCATCATCTCTACTAAGGACTTCAGCTCTGCCAAAGTCATCTTACTTTCACTAAAAGACAGCAAAATGTAAGTACATGTAACTGAACAGTTAGTGTAAATGTATAGTTTGTATTCCATCATACCTGGTCTTTGAGTTACTGAGGAGTTCAGTACTTGTCTGTTGGCAGTGTTCTATGTCTTTAAGAACGGTGTTGAGCTTTCGCAGGAGTTCGTTGTTGGGAAACTTTTTTTCCGCTGCTTCTGTCTTCAGCATCTCCAGGTCATCAATTCCTGCAATTCGATAACCATTTGATTTTACCAATTTCTTTTAAGATcataattttctgttgaaacCACGTTTAAGGGATTCATTTATGCAGATTCCCCACCTATCTTGTTTCCCTCTTCCTGCTCAAGTGCCTCTTTTACTCTGTTGGCCCAGGAATCAAAGGACTCGGACCGAACCTTTAACCGGTGTAACATGGCTAACAACTCATCCAGGGTATATCTATACCTGCAAAGTGAAGGGATAACAGAAACGATTAACACAGCCAGTGGAGATCAAAttggaaagaaaataacattgtTTTTGAGTATTATGATTCACTGCAAAGCATACGCgcacacacaactacacaagAGATAAATACCTGAGGTAGAGTTTTTCAGTGGGGCAGTTGCACAGATCCTGAGTGTGATAGAGACACACCAGACTCTCGGGACAGTTTGAGCAGGCCAGAGCAGAAAGGAAGCATGTGGTCTTACATTTATCACACTGTCTCTCATCGTCAGGCAGCAGCTCAAATGCCTCACGCTCTGCTTCAGTAATGCCCTGTAGGTACACCACACAGATTTTATTAGACAATTGAGTTTTTCCCATATTCTCATAAGAACATTACAATATCAGACAAATTCAGCATGGTACCAAACTGAACTATTCACtttatataaaattaataaatggataaataaatagagaaaCAAACAATCTGTAAGGTTTCTGTGTCTCACCCTTTCCATCAGACCCTTCCGcagcttcctctcctcctgaaCAATAATGAACATTTCCCGGTGTGTAGCTGCAGCCAGGTTGAGGTCTAGTTTCTCTGGGCTGGCAGCCATTTTACAGGTGAGCTCCTCATGGGAGAATACACAATACCTCCTTAGACGCCTGTAGTGCTCAATACAGGAACGGCCAGCAGGCagctgagaaggagagagaagagtgatGTTGATTATGTGGTATGTGAACGATGTGAAATGACAACTTGAGACAGACAGTGTAAACAGACGTACCCAGTCTGCAGTGCAGAAGTTAACAGCTTCAGCAAAGTTATACCCCTGATTAAAGCCACTGTGGTAGGCTCTGGGGAAGGTGATGACGAACTCACCAGCACACTGGTTGGTACGTACAACCTGCCAATCAGAAACAGAGGTCAATTAAAGAAAGCTTTTTAACACACCATAATTCTGTGTGCATGCGTGGTTATGTGAGACTGACCGGTACACCATGAGACATGAGGATATTGGGGTTCATGATGGTGACTAGCTGGTGCAGGAGGTCAGGTTGATACTCAAACAGCTCTGGCGTCAGCTTCTTCATCACCTCCTCAAGTCGCTCAGCTGCCACAGAGGGAACCCCATACCAAGTCTTGGGTTCACCCCTGGAGATGATAGATAAGTGGGAAGTGAAGAACAGAGAGTACCCTGTCACACAACATTATTATATTCTCTACGTTGAAAGCTGCAATTGTTTAAGCCTATGACTGCGATATAATGCCAAACCCTCAACAACAATACACAAAAAGCATTCTGTACCAGTGCAGGTAGTTGATGGAGTAGCTCCAGTGATCCTCAATGTGCCAACAGAAAGCTGAGAACACCATGCCTACATAAAGCCAGGGCACCTTCATCCCAGAGATGTCTCCATTAATATGGCACAGGAGTGACTGCTCCAGCACGGGCATCACATTCAAGTTCCAGCCACTGCGGGCATATTCCTGACCAACAAGGAAAACAGTGTGCACTGAAAATAAGCACTGGACTATGATTATGAAAAGGTTTGGAAATTACTGATTACAGGTACCATCTAAACTGAGTAGCTTTTTCATACACTACTACTTTTTGAGAACATTATAAAAGTAActtttgataaaatattttactcAACTACACTGAATTACAGAGTAACCCATAGTTATGCTGTTATGGCccacattcatttaaaattaattttctgggGTTGGGTTTTGTTTAGATTTGATCGATTCTGATTCCAATTCTACTTATCGATCCAGATTGATTCCTGATTTCAATTCCTGACATATTATTTgagcaagaaaagaaaatcccAATTTATTTCCAGCAGATTTAGGCTGCCATTCCAGGCCAGTCATTTGTCATAACTTTTTGGGAGATTTTGAGATTCTTTTCATGTGTACCCTACCATCTCAACCAAGTGTCTACTAATCCCCATAACAACCAGAGAACAATACTACAGGTAGCCAACTCACTGATCGGATCTACTTTTAGTGGTGTAATCAAAACTGTGCAGTTAAGTTTCTGTTTATGCAAACATGTTATTTTCAAGAGCATCACTGAATTGAGTAGGGATTAGTTTGTAGAATGCATTCATGTCGAAATGGTTACAGTCATAATGCCACAATGGCGTTCTGCAGTcataatactgtattttaaatttacttCTGGTGGATTTCACCTTTTTACTTGGGTAGTTTGCAACAAGTAATCTCGAGCAGGATGCTGTAGTCCCCACTCTAACCTTGAGAACTATTCAAGCAAAGATTTCACAAAAACTGTTGAGGttacaaaaacaagaatgtgCATACCTCCTCTTCCTTTGTGAGCTTCCTCTTGCCATTGTTCATCGGGAAGCCACTGCCAAACTCTTTGGAGTGTATGTCCGCTCCATACTCAACGGTTACGTCTTCCTCGATACTACTGACTAACCTCCAAAACTCTCTCTCCACAAGCTCAGTGGGAACCATCTACACCgacaacaacacacagactAGATATTAGTCTCTTACATTACCACCAGTGAGGGCAGAGTCAAGTCATAATGACTAGGTGCTTGATATCTTGTGTGGGTGCGCTTACATGGACAGGCATGTTGAAGTAATCTGCCTTGAAGGCATCCGCCATTTCCCCAAAACTCTGCAGACTATACTCTCGTGTAGCCTGTTCAAAGCCAAATGCTTCTGCAGGTTTTTTGCACTCCtaaaaaaaaatggtaaaaagtaacaaaatcaaaacaaggaTTACTCTCGTGGGTTAGAAGAAACCTAACAAAGCATACCATGAGTattacagacacagacaagtgCTTACCTCTGCCACACACTTAGGGCATCGCCAATTGCCTTTGGGAGCATCAGTGAGTGGGGGTAGTAGACAGTAGGTGTGGTAGTTATCATCACAGCCATCACACAGCAAGAGTTTCTCGTCTTCATCTCCCCGACCACACATCCGGCATACAAAAGAATCCACCTttgaaaaagtgagaaaaaacgGCACAAAACATTGACTCTAGGGCTTGAAGCCAGATGAGTGTGGCTCACTTTTAACTGGAGCAGACAACCACAGTGCCCTATAAAGCACTGAGCAAGTAAAAGTCAACAAAAGATcagatattgtgtgtgtgtgtgtgtgtgtgtgtgtgtgtggggggtcaAATTCCATCAAAGACAAAATCACTGCATTCGCATTAGAGTGACAATTAATAAAGAGTACAGTGCATTGCGTTTACAGCCCTGTAGAATCATTTGACTTTTCATGGTAGTTTAATATTCTAATTTGTGATTTGATCTCAACTTCCACCAACTTCCAACTCGACTGCCACCTGGGTGCACCCTTTGATCTACTTACACACTGCGGGTTGTTGATGTTGCGTCTAAGCCTCATGGTCATTTTGGTACAAGGTCTATCTGTATCATTTTCCTCCTCATTGTTCTTTTTCCCATCCTTTTCCTCTGGTTCTGCTTTCTTCACTTCTGTCTTAACAGTGATGCTAAGGGGAGGCGGTTGGGGGCTAGATGTACTCCCGTCACTCTGGCTCTCTTGTGGCTCCAGTGTCTCCGCTTTGACTGAGGTATCAACAGGAGCAAGAGACACATTCTCCTTGATGGTAACCGTTTGAGGCAGCTCATCTAAAAGAAGAGCAAGAGGTGTTTAGAATCAGAGGTGGTCAGTTATCCCAGACAGTAACAAATTTTACAGTGCAGGGCTCCATGTTGGCAGGATGGTTGTATCTAAACCAAAAACAAGTTCTCCAATGCCTACAATTTATTTGTCTGAACCAATATTATAATTTAGGACTTGCCCCTTTCTCAAGTTATTACTTTAGTTGCATcaaaataattgttgagatacaGTGTTGCATCCAAATTTCCAGGTTTCTCAACAGTATTGTCAGACTTAAAAAGTCCTTATAGGTTTAACTATGTGTCTGAGAAAATGGATAAATGAGGTTGTGGTCATGGCACTTACCTTTCTTCCTGATGCCTTTGTCCCTTGCCACCAGTCCAAGTCCCATCATCTTAGGCCCTGCGCCATAGATCTGTAGTTTCTTCAGTTCTGGGTTCTTCTCTATGTCTTCCTCTGTAGGTTCAGGCTGTGGATGAAAGTACATTTTCGTCATGAAGGCACAGGCAAGCAACAACTACTCTCCAAAGCACACAGAGCAAAGCAAGGGTCCAGGCCAAATGCGgaacaaacaattaaaacatgaGAGCATAGCAATGCATCACAAGAAGGGATTATGCTCGGTTAGAAAGTAAGGAAAAGTTAGCCTAGATCACAGCGAAAGCTTAAAAAGTTAAGACCcaccaccaaaacacacaatcacCAGCAGTTGCAACCATACAGTTAGGGTAGGGTATCATTTAGATTTTGTTAATTATGATTCTGGTTTCTAATCAAATCCTTGGTTGATGTTCTTAGTGCATTATTTggataagaaaagaaaacactaagtcaaaagcaaaaaagctattttaattaaatttattttcatttgttttatgtttttttcttgagtTGGACGTGTTAACATTAGCTGATTCTCAGGAATTATGACCACTGAGTAGGGCTGCAAAAGTACCTGTAGTCTAAACAtatgttttattacttattaaGGAATACCGGTGGGCTCTGTCTCGCAGACTGGAGAGGCTGATCTCCTGTCAACTCCccatataaatacaaaattctTAATTCTTTAATATAACATGTTCTGTTTCTGCGCTGTCATTTACAAAAACAGGtctttttttccactgttcGTCTCTGCCATGTAACAAGTAAGTTTCCTCATTTTAGATATGTAGTTTTATGCACAAGTGTGTGGAAAGACGCATTTCAGAAaatcttttctttaaaacccagaatgtaatttGGCACTTaaatagtttagtttagttttgacagataatattattgtatgcaatttaaacaataaaaatgtagttttttctgaaaaaggaaaccaattagtttgcatatttactattgctctttaataaagcaaaagtattatTTGATTACTCGATTAATTGATGGAATAATCGGTAtaatactcgattactaaaataattgaTAGCTGCAGCCATAGTTTACAGTAAACTACAGTGAACCTTGTCTTCTCGCAGCAGGAAGCGTTTGGAAGTGTGGAGACATCCAGGTGAAAATCTCTTTAAAGTGATCTgctccttttaaaaaaagtattttttcctgCCAAATTTATTAGATTTAATGTTGTAGTGAATGCTTTGTCATTTTAGACTTCCTCCCttgcattacattatttttgtgcAGTGGTTACATATCACAATATCACTATTTGAGGTTTGGCCACACTTATGAGGACTAGTTCCAGTCTACCATATGATTGCAAACAGTTGTGTAATCAGCAATGTAGGTGGAAAAACAGA
This sequence is a window from Siniperca chuatsi isolate FFG_IHB_CAS linkage group LG10, ASM2008510v1, whole genome shotgun sequence. Protein-coding genes within it:
- the kdm5c gene encoding lysine-specific demethylase 5C isoform X2; translation: MEGEEFVPPPECPVFEPSWEEFHDPLGYIAKIRPIAEKSGICKIRPPPDWQPPFSVELDSFRFTPRIQRLNELEAETRVKLNYLDRIARFWEIQASSLKIPHIERRILDLFSLSKIVTDEGGFEMVCKERRWARVAQRLGYPPGKNIGSLLRSHYERIVYPFEMFQSGASMPHCKPKHYDGEDVDKEYKPHSIPLRQSVQPSKMSSYGRRANRCQPDPEPTEEDIEKNPELKKLQIYGAGPKMMGLGLVARDKGIRKKDELPQTVTIKENVSLAPVDTSVKAETLEPQESQSDGSTSSPQPPPLSITVKTEVKKAEPEEKDGKKNNEEENDTDRPCTKMTMRLRRNINNPQCVDSFVCRMCGRGDEDEKLLLCDGCDDNYHTYCLLPPLTDAPKGNWRCPKCVAEECKKPAEAFGFEQATREYSLQSFGEMADAFKADYFNMPVHMVPTELVEREFWRLVSSIEEDVTVEYGADIHSKEFGSGFPMNNGKRKLTKEEEEYARSGWNLNVMPVLEQSLLCHINGDISGMKVPWLYVGMVFSAFCWHIEDHWSYSINYLHWGEPKTWYGVPSVAAERLEEVMKKLTPELFEYQPDLLHQLVTIMNPNILMSHGVPVVRTNQCAGEFVITFPRAYHSGFNQGYNFAEAVNFCTADWLPAGRSCIEHYRRLRRYCVFSHEELTCKMAASPEKLDLNLAAATHREMFIIVQEERKLRKGLMERGITEAEREAFELLPDDERQCDKCKTTCFLSALACSNCPESLVCLYHTQDLCNCPTEKLYLRYRYTLDELLAMLHRLKVRSESFDSWANRVKEALEQEEGNKIGIDDLEMLKTEAAEKKFPNNELLRKLNTVLKDIEHCQQTSTELLSNSKTSESKMTLAELKSLVEMMQNLPCVMNQLEEVQAVLQTVEDFQSRAQVLVNVRDWRRDSPLPEQLQTLLEQGAKLPVVVPECNLLQGLKEQGHWLAEVRRTLGTEGGERQEVTLDVLRNLMEAGCNVPQSVSVETAMAELQELLTIAERWEEKAQICLEQRQKHPLSTLEAIVNEAQLIPVKLPNILALQGCLTRAQAWVTDLEEIQNGEHYPCLDDLEGLVAIGRDLPVFMEELRQLELQVASAHSWRDKASKTFLKKSSPHSLLEVLCPCAKRREGRDKTETLDEPLDDSDNNTLGLSAQDLRDPAAIVMAFKEGEHQEKEALLRLQKLNMCKSGFNTASYKENGRWEDTMETDTSSHSENSVKENGNSNHTCTTPPQSVCVCASQPRAPQLRCHLCKDWFHGGCVPFPSLLPSSGPPVNPLCWWDWDSRFLCPRCQRSRRPRLETILALLVALQRLPVRLPEGEALQCLTERAITWQGRAKEALETPELQQALERLQELKKTLHCETEKEENMEKGTEGSSVIVLSDSEGGEGEEGVIDLTEESSPKKNAKENNGTQARCENGIGNKSNVTGVGFLLPLLPLLKGQVVELSPATRVQLEQLQLEGDLLEVSLDQTLLIHRVLQAASVPSRETLHTLIQIELEEQRRTSRGRAKDSKRKRKSHRGGSGEGAGERSLDASESKKTCPLSHSPSPHLPVQTHPEIL